acctgttgaaagctcagagtcgtcagaaaagttacgccgacaGACGACACAAGCCCCTTGAAATTGACGTTGGcgaccatgtactcctaaaggtatcaccttggaaaggtgtggtcagattcggcaagaaagggaaactcgtgcctcgatatgttggaccctttaagattctggaaaggatcgaaaaagtggcctacagactcgaactaccggaggaacttagcaacgttcacccaactttccatgtgtctaacctcaaaaagtgtctggctgagcatgatttgtaTGTACCTCTTGAGGAtcttcaagtaaacgaaacactacacttcatgaagaagcctgtcgaaatcatggactgccaaaccaagcaactcagacgctcacgcattcccattgtgaaggttcgatgggaaggcaaacgaggcgcagagttcacttgggaactcgaaagcgacatgaaggcgaagtacccgcagttgttttttatggcttcggcctaatttcgggacgaaattccctcaactaggggaggctgtaacatcccgtgtttcgaaagtcaatgTCAAAGttaagattgaagtcaaaggaagaaaagattgctaattgcgatctgtcactccttgcagaactcctgttttgacttctttgacttgtagatagtttATTTTGTGTTtatacgttagttgtattatgtggagtacttgttaataatcgaggtttaatcgatgtttatcgcatgttttattgCTTATCGCATCGTAATCGCATTcacaactcgaattatgcgttctggataattgttttacgtgtgtgtgctaattatgtgctacttgtgcatgtttaattatgtatATGTTGTGGGGATAAATCGAAACACAATCGCAacgctatcgcaatcgaatcgcaaacgctaaacgcaagttatttaggatgattgtatgttagatatagtagttgggattaaaagtaatttaatGGGAAAcactatcgcatcgcaacgcgcagcacgcgaatcgaaacagcaaaactcgtcgcgccGAACACAccaatcgagtggccaaccggtcgagttgccacccgatcaaGCTGCCACCCaatcgggctgccacccgatcgaccaaccacttccccactttccttttatggaaaccctataaatacccctcatatgTCACATCAGTTGATGTTGACAGCTCTCTCTCTACTCAACTCGCTCCAGCCTACTTTTCTTCCGATTTCTCGCGAATCtcgtaagttttcaacctaaatcttgtactttattgatctacacgcactcctacacctttctatcttttgaatcttagcttttaaccatgaaatcactagatttgaggtgttctaggatgatgtcgtCATGgtgttcataagaacttcatgttttggcttcaatccttcaaaaacaacttagatctgaacgatttccacataaataaacaaagatcttgcatagatctgaacatattcatggtgaaaaggattgaaagatggttttccaactttatttcaactcttttacactcaatgcactcaaacctgatggaatcggagcttgttctaatcttctactcattcttagcaATGCATTAGTTCCAGATCTGAATTCTATCCGGGAGAGATATTGATTTCGAGTTTAAACATGGACAACCGACTCGAATCGTGAACTgttcggactagggtgattccagTTCGGTCGGGTCACTTGGGACGAGACAAGGGTCATGTTGTTCAAGCAAGATATCAAAACATCTCATTCAAACCTACAACACTTCAAACAGAAACAAGTGTTAGGACGATCAGACCATCGGAATGGGttgccgtccgatcgaccgaccgtCCGTCCGATCGggatgcacttggttccatacttAAAACTATTTCTCAAAATATTCAAAGGATCTGAACGTTGaaacggattaccacccgatcggattgccatccgatcgagtgaccgtccgATCGTGTGACGTTTGggacttaaacaattttcaacatgttcaatacatgcggattgccacccgatcggatagccatccgatcgagtgaccgtcctgtggtgaacttgttctcaagctgagaagcctcgccaatcggatcgctatccgatcgagtcgccgttcgatcgaccgacctgaaaagtagagatacttctctgtttttaaaatgcaacaacgaaaacttcaaagtacaagccatcatacacaaacacatccatcccaaaacgaggtaacaatccaatcgaatggtcacccaATCGactagccatccgatcggattaccgttcGATCCACTGACACTTTACTCCTTTTTTCGCGCctcttatcgtttatgctatcattctgatcaggctaatctcactctagcgctcccttcaatccatcatctctgtgagtatactcgaaccctttttgctttacgcacttttgcgtattacatacgttacttattctaaatcacatcgaacacactacgcaattcTTTAACGCTAACCGATACCGCATGTTAtatgtgacttaatgaatgcttgtttgttatgtttacacatggattgttgcctacctgccttagcaacgatagtactataatttggactcagcacctgttcactcaggggttgttaaggacaattaatcaCATGGGTCACAGTGGTGaacatgtattacgaactgccttgcgtagtcaacccgcagtcattggtattgataggatcatgtcgataacttacgtgcttcatttcacactgtgtacgtgctggttatgcgtaaacgatttcgaactttattttatctattaaacttgtgtgctcacctttacactatgtttattgacttttactttaacgtatgtggcaggtgcttaagatgtttgaatgcttggcttgctgtgaaatcgaggctaggaaaggtctagaaactaATAAACAAAGTGTCTGTATTTAAATTCTGAGTtatcggaacagaacaatttgtcTTGACCTTGCCTGTAATAACTATGTTActttttatgtcatggtatgggacgtgatgctttaaataattggtaatcgtagttgttatggaaacttctagacaatctgttttgctcagtgccacgccccgatgtttccgccatcggtttggGTGTGACACGTGATGTAGCCTTTTCACTTTGTTGGAAATTATTTTGAGATGAAGTTAATATAACTAATCAAGCAAGTGAGGTAGTGGAATCATAGTTGGATAGCCAAGGCTTCCATTGTTAACATTTTACCAACAAAAAAGTCTTACAATATTGAAGATTGAAGACTTGGATTTGTCTCAACACTTTGTAGGTTGTCTAAACTTTTTAGGCAGTAGCTAAGTGAGGTTTTTAGGCCTTTAATCATTTGGAAATCAACCATACACAAGCCCCACAACCATGAGTTTGATTGGGAGCAAGGTTGGTGCAAGAATTCCACAAGATGAAACAAGAAACAAATACATTGAAAAAGTTTtgtgaaaacaaaattttataaccTAATTTGGACATCAAATATTGAGTTGTACCACCTTGTTACACCTTGGTGAACATTGGGTAACAATCCTTGATGTTATCCAAGTGGTATGAAGCAAGAAAAACATGAGAAAGAACGAAGAAAGGTGTTCAAACTCACTGATTTGAACACAAGTACAATCTACTAAGAACTTGAAAAAATGGAGATATTTTGATGCCTTGAGAGTGTTTAGAATGTTTAGGAGTGTATGGAGGCTCCTATTTATAATGGGTTTAATTAGGTTTGTGTTAGAACAGGTTAGAAGTTGATTGGAGGTGGAAAAGTATGAAACCCGATTGGGCAAATTAGCAAGCTGCGGATCGAACTCCCCCGTGCCACGAGATGGGAACATGTGTTCCTGGCGCGTGGCATGAGGGAGTGGGTTTTCAAAAATTGTTTATTTTGTTCACTTTTGGCCCTTGCACTTGGTTTTTAGGTTATTTTATGCCATAAACTTGTATTTTTACTTGATTTCAGGTATTGAAAGTGTATTTAAGTATGGTATGAGTATGATGAATGTATGATTGATATATCAATGTATTTTAAGTCTCGGTTTTGCATATAGACACATATTTAAAGATTGATCACGTATATAACACCAGTATGAAATGTAACACGTATGAATATAAAATTAAATTCCCATTACGATCAAAGTCTCAGATTACAAGATTGGAAATGAAATGTGAATACAATACGTAAACAAGTTTCTAAAAATACAAGTACGAATACaatttctaaataaggaaagtgcataaatgcgaagcgttacaaactcccctactttaggaaatttcatcccgaaacttattcaagaggaagactcaACGAACAAGTGTAGATACTTGGTCTTCATATCattctcgagttcccaagtgaatttggcgccacgttttccttcccttTGAATCTTGACTATGGGAATTCAATTGCGCCTAAGTtgctgtgacaacccgaactttcaaggttagtgtcgtTAGCCTCGTGATTCTAATTCCTCATAATCCTCTCATTCCACGTTCTTGCTATATTAAACTTTTGTTAAACGTTTTGCTATGATAAAATTGTCAAGTCTAATCGTATTTGGGTATGATTGAGTGCGTGTTTGGGTCAATTTAGGTGTCAAATTATTTATAGAAGCCACATATTAAATTGGGCCGCAATACACTTCTTTTGGCCGCGACACATGTATTAGGCCACACACATTTTAAACCTTCACCTTACTCTCAATACACATCGTCCCACACTTATTTGTAGGCAGGCCCGAACCACTTAAGCCCAAACCCATCATGGGTTACGTATACAAGAGAGATAGGGGAATACGTACTATGACTTGGAAATATAACAAACCCTAACTCCCTCCCAAACGTACGAGTCGGCAGCGAATTCCCCCATCTTCTGGAAGCTTTCTCGCATACTCTCTATTCTCCGGTTAGTTTACTGATTTCAGTTTAGTGTTGGGTATTCTTGTTAATCTTGGATGTGTAATACATGCTAGGGTTGTCATGATATGTACATGAAACTAAAGCACAATACAAGATCTTGATTGTATGCTAATATGAATACCAGTAAACCGATTGGGTTAATAATTAGTGAATTGTGGTGTATTAATGATACTACTGATTAGTGCAAGGTTAGTGGGTATTGATGTATAATAATCTGGTTCGATGTGTTGAATATATGGATTCGGCCCATAATCACGATAGTTAGGGGCTGCTAGTGGGCCGCAAAACTGTGAAAAACATGATTCGATGATGAACAGTAGGTAGTAATATGGCTGGTACTTGACTTGTGTGACAATTAATGTGATTGCTAGTTGGTTAATCATTATTGCTTAAGAATGATAATGCATGATAGTGTGGCTCAAGATGATTTATGATGAAAATTGATGTAACAGTATACATGTTATGGTGGTCATGAGTTTTATTAATATTGGtagtaatagtaagttcatgctAATAATTACCTAAGGATCGAatttgattaaatatgattgaaTAAGAACTGATATCGAGGATGAGCTCATGAATTTGTGTTGCATGACTATGTTGTTCGGTTTGTATGTTATGTAGGTGATGTGGTAATTAGTGGATAACAACTAGACTCATGAACCTCAATATTGGGATTGATTAATTGTGTAAATTATTGACGGTTACAGTGGGTTTGGTCAACTATACCCTTGAAACactacatatattatataacactCTAATTTGTAATATTTTGGTGCTGTGAGAGTTGTACCTTGTGTTTTTATGGTTTTCCCTGTTTATTTGTGTTGTACCTTTTAGTTTATGAGTTGTACCTTTTTTTTCAATCAGTtcagagaaagagagagagagccCGATAAAAAGAACGCATGGGAGAAAGGGAACTGATTCCACGGTGGGTTGAGGCGGAGCTGCACAGACGGTGTTCCATGGCGGTGGTTTACCGAAGAAGACGCCGTGGCATCCGGCGGTCCGGCGCGGCGGCGCATAGCGGAGTGTTTCGGAGTTCATTTCTGTTTGAGTGTttcgaagaagaagaagaagaagaaagagaagaagaaggagaagaagGAAGGTCACCACAACAACCGCGATAGATGTAGTAGTAGCGACAACTATTAGATCTCAACTATCGCTCATAAGATCGAGCACCAGCCGAGAAGAGACGTTGCCGATGACGGCGGTGATGGTTGCTCCGGGAAAGCCAGGAGATTGAGAGCAGAAGCGCAACGATGATAAGTTTGAGTTGCAGAGAAGGCGCCATTAACGGAGAATCGAGAGGTGTAGAGATGAATAATGGTGAAAAAAACGATGGTGGTTGGAGTTGCGATGGAGTTTCCTGCCTTTGGCGGTGCCGGTCTATCATTGCCGTAAACTTTGCTGCAGAAGCTCCGCTGGAGACTCACGAAAACGATGGAGTCTCCGTCAAGTGTTAAGAAAAGAAGGTAACCTTCGTGAATCGTGATGCACATAAATTTTAGTCGTAAGATTAGCTCATGGTCTTGGGTGTCTGCTTACTTTATACATTTTAATATCTCATTGGTTCATAGTATGTGATATTTTGCATTTGATTaaagtattttatttttattaatatgtttttgtgaTGAAGAAACTTTACTTGCAGATTAGATGTCAAAATTATGGAAAACCAATGCAAAGGATATTGACCATTAGTCTATATGATTACTGTTTGGAGAAATCTTAGGGAAGGAGGAACTCTTTTGGGTATAGTAATTgctttatttttctatttttttggtATTTAAATTGATTATTATTAATTGTTATATTTCTTTAAATGTAGTCGTTGTCTAACTATTGATTATTAGTGATTTTTGACATCACTGTATGTATGTGTTAATGTGATTACTCATTTTACTCTACCCGAAGGTAGTTGTTGATGATTCTGCTTGATGTTCTTCTGATACGGGCCTCCTAATTTTTACATGTCAGATGTTGTCAGATTTGGCATTCGAATTTTGACACGGCTTCCTTCAATTTTTTGTTATGTTATTTTATTGATTTGATGTTGGATTATGTGTTTCTTTCCTTTAGGTTTACCATTGACGGTTTGGCGTATTTGGAATTGGATTTTTTGCGGCTCTACTGGATATTGGTAAGTGGATTTGTGCTTACATCTTAAGCTCCCCGTTGCAGCTGTTCTATTTTGGCGTTGTTCGAATTGGGGATTTCACTCTATTGGTTGTCTCTTAGTCGATTTGTGCTTTCATCTTAACTTGCCGTTGCAGAATGGTTATGTCTTTTAAATTTTGCTTTGTGTTCGTATTTAATGTattgttttaatttaattttaatgttCTTTGTGGTTTTTATCTCGAGATTTTGCTAATGCATTTTGATATGTTCTTAGCCTAATGGTGTTCGTTTTTTTTGGTTTAATATGGCATTTTCTCATGTTTTAGGGCTTCTGGGTACGTTTTATCGCTGCTGGAACTGACCTTTCTGCAGAGGGGCTATGTCTTGGTTGTGGTGAGTTTGTTATTATCGTTGTTGAATTAGGCATTCTTAATTGTTTTATTTTTCCCGGACTATAGCGGTTtgttagatatatttttaaggttttttttgcttttgttgatttttgttcATACTTCATATAGCAGAAAGAAGGCAATGCGGGTCTCTCTTGTGCGATAGCAGGTCAGATCAAATAAAAATACCTATTTGGTTCTTAGATACACATATATGTTTATCTTTTGAAGTTATGCGAAAGATGTtatgatgatggttttgattctCAAAGACGGTTTTTTGATGTAACAAAAGCCTACTGGTACGGGTGTTTTTTGCCCCGTCAAACCGGAGCCCCGACTTAGCCGTCTAAAAAACATGGTGAGCCAATTTGAGAGTATTCATTTTGTTTTTAGTAAAAAATATTTGAATTTTTTAGTAAAGTTGAAATTGGAAGTGTGCATCTAGATCTGACTTAATTTGTTTTGGATCTTTATACTATTTTACTTCCAGATTGAGTGTTGCAAGGGCTTTTTTTGTAATGTTTTAAGTTTTGTTTGTATTTGTTGCGTATGATGCAGAGATTATGTACCGACAAAGTGTGATTATGGCTCAGCAGAGGCAACGACCTCCTCAAGTACCCGAGTTCAGGCTACCTCAAGAATGGACGTACTGAAAAAACGAATTAGGAAATGTTAGCTAAATATAGCGTATAATATAGGATACAAGATTTTGAGAATGAGTTTTAGTGTTGAACTAGAAAAGTGTCCCGCGCGCGTTGCGTCGCGGGCAAAGAAATTGACAACATCTAGGCATAAAGTCTTGGTTGCAGCTCATGCATCGAACTTGATGGAAATATAAATCTAgcccccgccgcattgcggcgggttaCTTTTCTAGTTATATCATAAAAGTAAATTTTTGTAACCACATTACATATAAATGAATTACATAACATACCCCTGATCGTTCAACATAAATACGAATGAACATGCCCACTGACTTTGGGCTTTACACCTTATTGGGCCGCTTATCATCTGGGTTGCTCAGTCCAAGAAATAGGCGTTGTTTGGGCTTTGGTCTAGCATAAGTGTTTGTTTACATGATATATGTTTAGTGTTGTCAATTGGTATTTAAAGTAGAACCCGGTGAATTATCAATACGGGGGACTTAAGACACTTAGTACATGAAATCATGATGTATGCTATAAATTGTTAAGTGCATAATCAAATAACTTGTATGTTGTTATACGGTGCTACTTGTGTAATGTGCATATAGAATATAAGATTACGTGCTACGCGACTGATTGTtaatggtaaccatgttaggattgATTTGAGCAAC
This genomic stretch from Helianthus annuus cultivar XRQ/B chromosome 8, HanXRQr2.0-SUNRISE, whole genome shotgun sequence harbors:
- the LOC110872619 gene encoding uncharacterized protein LOC110872619 isoform X6; its protein translation is MESPSSVKKRRFTIDGLAYLELDFLRLYWILGFWVRFIAAGTDLSAEGLCLGCAERRQCGSLLCDSSLLVRVFFAPSNRSPDLAV
- the LOC110872619 gene encoding uncharacterized protein LOC110872619 isoform X1; translation: MESPSSVKKRRFTIDGLAYLELDFLRLYWILGFWVRFIAAGTDLSAEGLCLGCAERRQCGSLLCDSRDYVPTKCDYGSAEATTSSSTRVQATSRMDVLKKRIRKC
- the LOC110872619 gene encoding uncharacterized protein LOC110872619 isoform X2 — encoded protein: MESPSSVKKRRFTIDGLAYLELDFLRLYWILGFWVRFIAAGTDLSAEGLCLGCERRQCGSLLCDSRDYVPTKCDYGSAEATTSSSTRVQATSRMDVLKKRIRKC
- the LOC110872619 gene encoding uncharacterized protein LOC110872619 isoform X5 codes for the protein MITVWRNLREGGTLLGLPLTVWRIWNWIFCGSTGYWASGYVLSLLELTFLQRGYVLVVQKEGNAGLSCAIAAYWYGCFLPRQTGAPT
- the LOC110872619 gene encoding uncharacterized protein LOC110872619 isoform X3 — translated: MITVWRNLREGGTLLGLPLTVWRIWNWIFCGSTGYWASGYVLSLLELTFLQRGYVLVVQKEGNAGLSCAIAEIMYRQSVIMAQQRQRPPQVPEFRLPQEWTY
- the LOC110872619 gene encoding uncharacterized protein LOC110872619 isoform X4, producing the protein MITVWRNLREGGTLLGLPLTVWRIWNWIFCGSTGYWASGYVLSLLELTFLQRGYVLVVKEGNAGLSCAIAEIMYRQSVIMAQQRQRPPQVPEFRLPQEWTY
- the LOC110872619 gene encoding uncharacterized protein LOC110872619 isoform X7, with protein sequence MESPSSVKKRRFTIDGLAYLELDFLRLYWILGFWVRFIAAGTDLSAEGLCLGCERRQCGSLLCDSSLLVRVFFAPSNRSPDLAV